From the Ammoniphilus sp. CFH 90114 genome, the window CCTAATGTACCGGCTTGGGCTCTAGGCAGCATTGACGCAGCGGTCAAGCATGGGATTGTAACCCAAGCACAAGTAAACCAACCCAATAAGCCAGCAACGAGAATGTTTATTATGCAACTGATGGCTAACGCTTTGGGTGCAAAGACAGATGTGGACATTGACAAGGCAAGTCTATTTTTCAATGATGTAGCCCAGCTCTCCCAACAAGAACGGTCTTATCTGGTTTTCGCTATTCTAAACTCCTTGGTTGTAGGGTATGAGGACAAGACCTTTAGACCGAATAAGCCTGTCACCCGAGCTGAGATGGCTGTCTTTATCGAACGGTTAAAGAATTCCAAAGAACAGAAAGGTGAAAAAGTAGGACAATCTGTAAATGGCACGATTGAGAGCATTAGCGAAGATGAAATAACCATTATGCAAGATAGGAAAAACGTAACCTATACAGTAGATGACGATGTCGTTGTATATGTAGATAAGAAGGTTTCTAAGCTATCATCCCTTAAGACTAATATGACGATCCAGGCCGTTCTTCAAGCGGATGGAGAAATAGGATTCATTGATGCCTTTACTAGTCAGCAGTACGATCAGCCTTCATGGGGAATCATGGATTCTGTTAAAGAATTTAAAGCAGAGATGAAAAGTGGAGACAAAAAGCTAGAAGTTAAATTCGAAAAGAAATCGAATGGTTACGACGCGAAGATTGAACTGGTTTCTCATTCAGGTAAAGTAGAAACAAAAGGCTACGCGGCATTTATTGAGATTAAAGAGTTGCTAGAGGCTTCCGGTGTTAGAAGTTCAGGAAACTCATTTGATTTAAAAAAGTTTGTTGAAGAAGTTTCGGGAGTATATAAATTACAGAATGAAGTTGATGTTGAGCTGAAGCTTTCTGTTGGGGATCAGAACTATCAATATAAAGAAAAGATTGACCTTTCCTCCTCTGATCAAACCATCTCTTGGGGAAGTCTCGATGACGTATCTAAATTTTCTTTGGATGTAGATACGGATGAGGAAAGCGTAGATGTATTCTTTGAGAAGACCGGTACGAACACATACAATGCATGGGTAGAGAATAAGACAGGCTCAAGAACAGTAAAACAAACCGGTACCCAAGCTCTAGAAACAATAAAAAGGATAGTCAAAGCTGCAAAAGATAACCAGTCCATTGATTTAGATAAAGCTGTTGCGAAGATTGATGACCTTTATGATTTAGGCGGCAGAGCAACGGTAAAGGGGAGCCTCTCAGTTAATGGGACCACGTACTCTATTGACAAGGAAGTGAACCTATCTCCTGAAGTCTCCTGGGGTAGCCTATCCAAGGTATCAAGTTTTTGGTTGGATGTAGTAACGGAAGATGAAACAGTAAAAGTAACGTTCCAGAAGGCATCCGACCAGACCTATACGGCAACTATCGAAAATCGTGTAGGAAGTAGAACAACGAATAAGACGGGGGCTGATGCCTTTGGTGAAATCCAAACCATTGCAGGGCAAGCCATTCAGAATGGTGAAGTAGATCTAATTGAAGCCATCATGGAGATCGATGAAGAATATGACCTCTCCGGTTACGCCAATGTGAAGGGGAGAATGGTATATGATGGTACGGCGTATAATGTGGACAAGAGTGTGAACCTCTCCCCTGAGGACAATATACTGGGGAATTTAAAAGACGTTCAAGAGATGACCCTGCAATTTGAAGCATCTTCTAGAACGGTCCAGCACACCTTTAAGCAAACGAATACAGGTTATGAAGCTAAAATCGAAGTCACAAATGAAAATGGAAATAAAAGGACTGTAGAAGGCTCCGCTGCACTCTCTGAACTACAGACATTAAGAGAGCTTGCCACTTTATCGGATCAATCGGTAGATCTTAACCGTGTCGTCTCATGGATAGATGAGGAATATGACCTAGATGGAGAGACTATAATTACAGGTTATCTTAAAGCGGGCTCGTCTGTGTACTCTTTAGATAAAACAGTGAATTTAAGCGATAAATAAAAGGCCAAAAGGGATGACTGAATAAGTCATCCTATTTGTTTTTTGCTTATCTTACAAGGAAGCGTCCGGCTCTTTCTTTTATGGCATCAATTCCAACAGCAAATCCCAGACCTTGATTGTTCTTAATAATAAAAGCATTCATCCCGATAACTTCACCATTCATATTAATGAGCGGACCACCACTGTTACCAGGGTTAATGGCACAATCGGTTTGAATGATATCCTCATAAAGCTTATCGGAAATCCGAACGGGTCTATTCTTGGCGCTGATGATTCCTTTTGTAACGGTATGCTCAAGTCCCATCGGATTACCAATAGAAAGGACAAATTCGCCCACTTTACTATCAGCAGAGGATCCAATAGGTAGAGG encodes:
- a CDS encoding S-layer homology domain-containing protein: MNTWKHKILPALLAGTLTFSFGAAVDAKDNGRGKGKGLGNQIKASKQLKIKDIDNHWAKRTVELMSVLEIIKGYEDYTFRPQNNVTQAEAIVMVVKMLGIEPSTNPSVRAMPNVPAWALGSIDAAVKHGIVTQAQVNQPNKPATRMFIMQLMANALGAKTDVDIDKASLFFNDVAQLSQQERSYLVFAILNSLVVGYEDKTFRPNKPVTRAEMAVFIERLKNSKEQKGEKVGQSVNGTIESISEDEITIMQDRKNVTYTVDDDVVVYVDKKVSKLSSLKTNMTIQAVLQADGEIGFIDAFTSQQYDQPSWGIMDSVKEFKAEMKSGDKKLEVKFEKKSNGYDAKIELVSHSGKVETKGYAAFIEIKELLEASGVRSSGNSFDLKKFVEEVSGVYKLQNEVDVELKLSVGDQNYQYKEKIDLSSSDQTISWGSLDDVSKFSLDVDTDEESVDVFFEKTGTNTYNAWVENKTGSRTVKQTGTQALETIKRIVKAAKDNQSIDLDKAVAKIDDLYDLGGRATVKGSLSVNGTTYSIDKEVNLSPEVSWGSLSKVSSFWLDVVTEDETVKVTFQKASDQTYTATIENRVGSRTTNKTGADAFGEIQTIAGQAIQNGEVDLIEAIMEIDEEYDLSGYANVKGRMVYDGTAYNVDKSVNLSPEDNILGNLKDVQEMTLQFEASSRTVQHTFKQTNTGYEAKIEVTNENGNKRTVEGSAALSELQTLRELATLSDQSVDLNRVVSWIDEEYDLDGETIITGYLKAGSSVYSLDKTVNLSDK